In one window of Drosophila mauritiana strain mau12 chromosome X, ASM438214v1, whole genome shotgun sequence DNA:
- the LOC117147438 gene encoding cell wall protein IFF6 encodes MVINLNPSTSSNANASGSSAGGGSNGGSGDGMSSAGSQSGNIIGGNGSGGGNGNGNGVVSGSGNTAGNASGVTSSNLMGIISHEMFDGIVYLHVVCAGESSSKWISLEEAMIYCPSGVVAYTKLQLAEIYGIPMDVLFD; translated from the coding sequence ATGGTCATCAATCTAAACCCGTCCACCTCTTCAAACGCCAATGCCAGCGGTAGCAGCGCGGGCGGCGGCAGCAACGGTGGCAGCGGCGACGGAATGAGCAGCGCCGGGAGCCAGAGCGGCAACATCATtggcggaaacggaagcggaGGCGGAAACGGTAACGGTAACGGTGTTGTAAGCGGTAGTGGCAACACCGCCGGAAACGCCAGTGGCGTCACCTCCAGCAACCTGATGGGCATCATCAGCCATGAGATGTTCGATGGTATCGTCTATCTGCATGTGGTATGTGCCGGCGAGTCGAGCTCCAAGTGGATATCTCTGGAGGAGGCGATGATCTACTGTCCCAGCGGCGTTGTTGCCTACACCAAACTGCAGCTGGCCGAGATTTATGGCATCCCGATGGACGTTCTGTTCGACTGA